ACTGGTGGAAAAGATTTTATCTGGGTACACAATTCATCAAATCCTTTACAAGTTGCAACTGCAATGACAAGAGGAGCTTTTGAATACCAAGGTCAAAAATGTTCTGCCGCTTCACGTTCTTACATTCCTGCATCACTTTGGCCAGAAGTTAAGAAACATTTAATTGCACAAACAAGTGAGTTAAAAATGGGGTCTCCAGAAGATACTTCTAACTTTGTAAATGCAGTTATTCATGAAGGTTCTTTTGATAAAATTGCAAGTTACATCGATGCAGCAAAAGCAGATAAAGAAGCAGAAATAATTATTGGTGGTAATCATGACAAATCTGTTGGATACTTTATTGAGCCAACTGTTATTGTTAGTACTTCTCCAAAATACGCAACAATGTGTACAGAGTTATTTGGACCTGTAATGACAGTTTATGTATATGAAGATGCTGAGTGGGAAGCTTCATTAAAATTAGTTGATGAAACTTCTGAATATGCTTTAACAGGAGCTATCTTTTCTAGAGATAGATATATTGTTGAGCAAGCTTCTAAAGCTTTAGAAAACGCAGCAGGAAACTTCTATATTAATGATAAACCTTCAGGAGCAGTTGTTGGTCAACAACCATTTGGAGGAGCAAGAGCTTCTGGAACAAATGATAAAGCTGGTTCTGCACAAAATTTATTACGTTGGACTTCTGTTAGATTGATAAAAGAAACATTGGTATCACCAGTAGATTATAAATATCCTTTCTTAGGATAATAGTAAAGTTCGTTTTACAAAAAAAGCCTCATCAAATTTGATGAGGCTTTTTATCTTTTATACAACTCTTACTTTATAATAAGCTTTCTTGTTGTTTGTTTGTTTCCATTAATAACTCTCAACAAATACAATCCTGCAGAAGCTTTCTCAAAAGACATTCTTTTAGAAAAATTAGTAATTGTATTATAATATTTTTTTTCATCTATCAATCTTCCTCTAATATCAAATAACTGAACTGAAACTTCATCAGTATTTATAACCTTTAAATTTAAAGTAAATTCTCCTTTTGTTGGATTTGGGAACAGATTAAACCCTTCAAAAACAACATCATCAATAGACGCTGTAGTATCAACAATTACTGTATAATCTTCTGTTTCACCATATTCGCTTAAATGATCAGAATCACAAGGACCATCACCATAACTACTTGAATCATCATATTCAATAACAACCCTCATTATTGTACTACCGAAAACCGCATCATCAGGAACTGTTATATCAGACGTTAAAGTACCTTTATTTGTTGTATTGACGTCACCATCCGCATCTACCTTTGTACCCAAATCATATCTTTCAGTTGCCTTATCAAATACATAATCTTGATTCCAATCTATAAAAACAAAACAATGATCTTGATATCCTCCCGTGTCTAATGTCACAGATATTTGATGAGAGTCTCCTCTTTTAATATTTGTTTCAACAGAAGCAAAATTTTCATATCCATCAACAGTATCGTTTCCAGAATTATTATTAATGGTATTAAAAGTTACATTGGTAATATGCTCTGTTCCTCCTACTTCATCAGTAAAAGTAGAAGCACAATAGAAAGAAGAGATTGTTTTAAAATTAAAAATTTCTGAAAAAACACCATCTCCACATGTATTTTTAGGTTTTACCTTCCAATAATAAGTTGTATTCTGAGAAGAATTTGAGAAATAATATGAATTTGTAGTTGTATTTCCGCTCGAAATAATTGTTGAGAAACCACTATCTGTTGCAACCTCAACATCATAATTAGATGCATTTACATCTGCGCCCCACTTTAACACAACAGCTCTCTCTACAGCTAATTCATTATTGACAGGAGAAGTCAGTATTAATGCCGAAAAGTTAGAATCAGTAACATTTAACTGTACATTCACACTTTTAGTAACGCTCGTAGAACTTGCTTCTACATTGATTGAATACGCTTGACTAGTTATTCCATTTAAATTAGAAATTTTCATAGTAATACTACTATCTCCAGAAAGAGTTGTTGGACTAAAAGTTACCATAGATCCTGATGGTTGCCCTGTACTTGATAATGAAACTGTTTCAGAAAAATCATCTGCAAAATTTACACTTAAAATATAACTTGCCTCCTGACTCTCTGTATTACACGCAGACGCTACATCTGTTGTACTTGTCAATAAAAGATCCTTAAAAATGGTAAAATTTGTTGAATTCACATTGTAAAAAATATTATCTGCTGCTTCTACTAAAACTCTCGCTGAAGATGTTATGTTATTAGGAATAACAATATTTTCTACTCCATCATTTGGTGTATTAGATTTTAATATAATTGGAAAAGTAACTCCTCCATCAATAGATAATTTAATATTTACATTTAAGCAATTTATTGGAGCTGCATCTGTAGTTCCTTTAACCCAAGTTATTGACTGAGTAGACCCAACTGACCAAAAAACCGCAGAGTTTGGAGCAGAAACAGTAAAAGCTTCAGCATTTTCTACAGAAACTTTCATATCATCTCTAGCTGTACTTCCCCCACCAGCATGATTATCTCTTACTAAAAAAGAAAAGTTTAAATCTCTTTCTACAGACGGTAAAACTTCCCAAGTGGAAGATGTATTACCAGCAAGAACAGTTGTTAAATCTGGCATATATCTGTTTGGTAAAGTCATTGAAGATAATGATCTAAACATTGGCCCTCCTGTATTTGCTGACAAAGGAGACATTGATGCAATTTCATTATCTATTTGCTCCCAATTGTATGTTAAACTAGAAGTTCCATTTGCATCTGTTGCAGTTCCTTTTAATACAAAAGGAGTCGATTTAGGAATACTATAATCTGAACCTGCATTTGCAGTTGGAGCAGAATTACTTGTATCCGTTATCACTGCACAACTGGCAGAAGTTTGAATTACACTCCACATTTCAGCAATACTTACAGCGTGAAAATAATCATCGCTCTGTCCTTGTACATTTGGTGAACAAATACCTGCATACCCCATAATGGTAGACGCACTTCCTGGTTCTACAGCTGTTATATTATTTCTATTACAATCATTATTTTGAGTGTGATTTGCACCAAATTGATGCCCCATTTCATGAGCAACATAATCTATATCATAAGCGTCTCCTATTGGATTGCTTCTTCCTGTAACACCTCTTGCTTTACTTCCTGTAATACAAACTACACCACCACCAGCTAAACCATCTCCTCCAATACTAAAAACATGTCCAATATCATAATTAGCATCTCCAATCTCACTATCACAAATAGATTGTACTTGATTAATCATTGTATTTGGATTACCATCAGTTATATTATCTGTAGCAGCATCTAAAAAAATAACTTTATCATTATCTCCTACAATTACCATTCTAACAGATAAATCTCTCTCAAAAACCCCATTAACCCTAGTCATCGTTGTATTCATTGCTGATAAAACCGCTGCTTTTTTAACTTCATCTGTAGCAGAAGATTCAATATTTTGATTTGTTAAATGAAACTGAGCATATTCACCACTACAAACCAATGCCAAACGAAATGTTCTTAATTTTCCATCAGTTGCATTTGATATTGTCTTTCCTTCTGTTATACTTTTTCTTGAAATTTCTTCTACTTGACACGTAAAATCATCTTTATTTGTTTCTAAATCACTTCTTTTGTAAGCAATTAATGTTTTGTTATCTTTTGTATAAGGATCTATATAAAGTGTTTCTTCTTTACCAGAGAACACAACAGCATGAAAACCATCTGTACCAACACTTATTTTTGCAACTGCAGTTGGATCATCTATTCCTTGAGCAGAATATGATTTTATATTTGAAAATTTTTCTGATAGCTTTGTTTCAAAATTTGAAACTTCTTTTATAGCAAAATTTGAGAACCCTCCTTTAGTATTTGGTAATCTCAATGTCTTTTTTTCATTCTTAGATTTTACTTTTAAGAATGTTTTAAAATCATTTTCTTTAAGAGATATTAGTTCAAATTTAGATGGTAAGTTTTTCTTCTTATAAATTTTACTTTCTTTAATAGCTGAATTGCTTTTGCCAATCTTTTTCAAGAAATCTTGAGCATTCATTTCTTCAAGCGAAGAAAACAAAGCTATGAAAATAAGTAATAGGGGTAATTTAGTTTTCATAAAATAGTTTTTAAAATAGCACTGTTTAATGTTCCAAATATAATGAAATAATTATCTTTGTAGTCGAAATGATGAATAGAAACATACTGTTAAAGGACTTATCTGTAAAAGATTATAAAGAAACTTGGGATTATCAAACCGAATTATTACAAGAAATTGTTGATGTTAAGATTGATAACCGAAGAAATGATAACAAAAAAGATACCAAAAATCATTTTTTATTTGTGGAGCATCCTCATGTTTACACATTAGGTAAAAGTGGTGACTTAAGTAACTTGCTGCTAAACGAAAAACAATTAGTAGAAAAAGGGGCTACTTTTTATAAAATAAATCGCGGTGGAGACATTACGTATCATGGACCTGGTCAAATTGTTGGATACCCAATTTTAGATTTAGAAAATTTCTTTACTGACATTCACAAATACTTACGCTTTTTAGAAGACGTTATTATTTTAACAATTGCAGAATATGGCTTAAAAGGTGTTAGAAGTGATGGCGAAACTGGAGTTTGGTTAGATGTTGGCACTCCATTTGCTCGTAAAATTTGTGCAATGGGAATTCGATCTTCTCGATGGGTAACGATGCATGGTTTTGCATTGAATGCAAATGTTAACTTAGGTTATTTTGATAATATTATTCCCTGCGGAATTAAAGGAAAAGCAGTTACTTCTATGGAAGCTGAACTAGGCAAAAAAGTAGATATGGAAGAAGTAAAATCTAAAATCCTGAAACATTTTAAAGAACGTTTTGAAGTTGATGAATTTATCAATTCTTAAAAAAATAAAATCCTGCTTAAGACTAACTTAAGCAGGATTTTATTTATAAGAGTAGATTCTTGTCTTTACAAAACTGACCGAAAACGAAAAATAAAGCAATTATTTTAAAGATTGCCACGTCCTTTGTCCTCACAATGACGTTTAATTTTATTTTTCTTCGTTAAAATACACTTTATAATATTTCATTTTCTTTTCCTCATCATATCCTCTTTCTAAGTATTCAGAAGCAGCTTCTGGTGCATCTACATCTAGTTTTATACTAATATTAGTATCTAACTTAATTTCTGTTTTAAGCTTATTTTTCTCTTTCTTTAAAACGACTCCAGAAACATCAAAATTATTTCTAATTAACACATCGTTTAACGTTTCGAAGTGTTTTTTATACTCGTCAAATTTTTCTTTATGCTTTTCTTCTTCAAAAACCTCTTCTTTAAAACCAGCATAATCTACAGCTTCATTTTCCTTAAAATAATCTACTGTGTTTGCTAAAAAATCTGCTTGTTCGTGCATCCCTAATTCTGGCTTAATCACTTCTTCAGAAAACTCTTTACACATTTCTAAATAGTTTTTTGTGTGAGAATTATAATCGTCTGCTAATTTTACAGCTAAGAAATCTTTAATCCAGTATTGAGCATCGTAATTGTTATTATCTACAGATAAAACAACAGTACCTTCTGTATCTGAAGTATTTAAAATTAAACACCCTTTATCTATTCTTTTTGTAGAAATTCCTTTTTGAACAACTACATCAAAACTCTCATTATCATCTAAATAAGACTGAAAAAAGTCAACTTTATTTTCTATTTTGAAAATACCAACAGCTTCTGTTAATACATCTTTATATTCTATACCTTCTATAAAAACAACTAGTACATCTCCTGTTTTTATTTGTGCTGAATTAGATTGTTCATACAAATGGTTTACAATATTCTTAGAATATTCTATAAAAGAACTTTCTTCTTTAAAAACTTCTGAAGCATAGTTGTTTAATTCATTTAAACGAACATCTGCATGATGAGAAAATCGGTAGCTTTGGGTTAAACTCCCAAAAGGTTTCATTAAAAAATTCTTCATTAAATCGTAACTTTCTTGATCGAAACGAATTAATTCTTCAGAAAAAACATTGTGTCCGCTATTAAATTTATTAGCAACTTTATGTAAGATACATTTGGTAATTTCTGCTTTGGTTTTTTTTATCATCACTTAGAATTTTGGAGCGTAAAAATAGTTGAAGTTTTTAAATAATTAAGAAATAAATCAACGAGATTTTCTAAATGTTGGCAAGTAATTTTAGCCCTGATGGAAATGGCATCCTTTTTATAGCCTTTTAAATAAGCATCATTACCAGGTAAGGAGATTGCCACAGTTTACAAAAAAGTAAACTTCTCAATGACAGCTATAAAAAGATATAATGAACAGCAGGAAATAGCTTCTAAAAAATATTTTACAACTTTAATTTAATCTGTTCTGGTAACAGTTTAAACGTTTTTCTATGGTATTTGGTAGCGCCAAATTCTCTTATTCCGTTTCTGTGTTCTTTAGTAGGATAGCCTTTGTTTTTTGCCCAATTATACATCGGAAATTCTAGATGAATCTTTGCCATATATTCATCTCTATACGTTTTTGCTAAAACGGAAGCTGCTGCAATACTCAAATATTTTGCATCGCCTTTTACAATAGCTTCGTAAGGAATGTCTTTGTAATCTTTAAACTTATTTCCATCGACAATGATGTATTCTGGTTGGGTTTTTAGCATTTCGATAGAACGATGCATCCCTGTAATTGAGGCTTGTAAGACATTAATTTCATCAACTTCTTCTTGCCAAACAAAAGAAACGCCAAAAGCAATGGCATGTTCTTCTATAAAAGGACGTAACTCATCTCGCTTTTTTTCTGATAATTGCTTTGAATCATTTAAAAAAGGATGCGTAAAATCTTTCGGTAAAATAACAGCTGCCGCCACAACAGGGCCACAAAGACAACCTCTACCAGCTTCGTCTGTACCTGCTTCTAAAGAAAAACCACTATAATTTGATGCTAACATTTTACAAAGAAAAGAAAAGTTTTTCTTTTAGATTCTTGTTACCCAATCAAGTTGAGCATAAATTTCACAGGAATGGTATTTTTATGGAAACTTTAAATTATTTTAATTAACAGTTTTCGTGATAATTATTAACGATTATTTTCGTTAAATTATTTTACATTTGCCATTGCAGAAACAATCTATGAACAAATCGTTATTTTTCTTTTCAATTCTTGTTTTATTAAGTGTAAACACAATGTTTTCGCAACTAACGGTTAAACCTGGTGGTCAAAAAAGTGGTGGCTTTAATAATTCTGATAGATCTCAGAATGATTCGATTAAAAGTACTGGGGAAATTTCGGTTACATTATCTGGAAAAACAAAATACACCGATTATAAAATTTTCTCTCATAAAAGAGACACCACTTATATTGATACTACATTAACGATACAAAAAGATTATAAATTTAATTATTTAAGAAAAGATAATTTTGAGTTATTAGGTTTCCACAATCAAGGTCAGACTTTTACTAATTTAGGATATGATTTTAGCAATCTAAAGTTATTTCCAGATATTGGTTTTACAGCAAAACAGTTTAGTTATTTTGATATTGATGAAATAAAATATTACGAAGTTCCTACACCAACCACTCAAATTACTTACAGAACAGGTTTACAACAAGGACAAGTTTTAGATGCTATTTTTACTGTAAATTTTTCAAGAAGATTAAATGTTTCCTTGTCTTATAAAGGAATTCGTTCTTTAGGCGCTTATAGAAGATCTTTAGCAAGCCATGGAAATTTTAGAGGTGCTTTTCATTATAGAACAAAAAATAATCGATACGAAATTCGTGGGCATTTAACTTCTCAAGATTTTTTTAACGAAGAAAGTGGAGGATTACCACAAGTGGAAATTGATAAGTTTCAAAGTGATGATGCAAACTACACTACAAGAGCAAGATTAGATGTTAATTTAGATGATGCTGAAAATCAATTTAACAGTAAAAGAGTTTATTTAGATCACAGTTATAAATTATTGGCTAGTAAAGATACAATCAATAAAAAAGACTTTAGTAATTTAAAAGTTGGACATGTTTTTACGACTGAAACAAAAGAATATAGTTTTATTCAAACCACTACCAGAACTGATATTTTTGGTAATGAAAATTCAGCTGACGCGAGCAACAACGTAGCCAAAACCACAATTACAAATAACGAGTTGAATTTAGATTTTAATTCTAAATATGTATTAGGTCA
The window above is part of the Polaribacter sp. SA4-12 genome. Proteins encoded here:
- a CDS encoding reprolysin-like metallopeptidase → MKTKLPLLLIFIALFSSLEEMNAQDFLKKIGKSNSAIKESKIYKKKNLPSKFELISLKENDFKTFLKVKSKNEKKTLRLPNTKGGFSNFAIKEVSNFETKLSEKFSNIKSYSAQGIDDPTAVAKISVGTDGFHAVVFSGKEETLYIDPYTKDNKTLIAYKRSDLETNKDDFTCQVEEISRKSITEGKTISNATDGKLRTFRLALVCSGEYAQFHLTNQNIESSATDEVKKAAVLSAMNTTMTRVNGVFERDLSVRMVIVGDNDKVIFLDAATDNITDGNPNTMINQVQSICDSEIGDANYDIGHVFSIGGDGLAGGGVVCITGSKARGVTGRSNPIGDAYDIDYVAHEMGHQFGANHTQNNDCNRNNITAVEPGSASTIMGYAGICSPNVQGQSDDYFHAVSIAEMWSVIQTSASCAVITDTSNSAPTANAGSDYSIPKSTPFVLKGTATDANGTSSLTYNWEQIDNEIASMSPLSANTGGPMFRSLSSMTLPNRYMPDLTTVLAGNTSSTWEVLPSVERDLNFSFLVRDNHAGGGSTARDDMKVSVENAEAFTVSAPNSAVFWSVGSTQSITWVKGTTDAAPINCLNVNIKLSIDGGVTFPIILKSNTPNDGVENIVIPNNITSSARVLVEAADNIFYNVNSTNFTIFKDLLLTSTTDVASACNTESQEASYILSVNFADDFSETVSLSSTGQPSGSMVTFSPTTLSGDSSITMKISNLNGITSQAYSINVEASSTSVTKSVNVQLNVTDSNFSALILTSPVNNELAVERAVVLKWGADVNASNYDVEVATDSGFSTIISSGNTTTNSYYFSNSSQNTTYYWKVKPKNTCGDGVFSEIFNFKTISSFYCASTFTDEVGGTEHITNVTFNTINNNSGNDTVDGYENFASVETNIKRGDSHQISVTLDTGGYQDHCFVFIDWNQDYVFDKATERYDLGTKVDADGDVNTTNKGTLTSDITVPDDAVFGSTIMRVVIEYDDSSSYGDGPCDSDHLSEYGETEDYTVIVDTTASIDDVVFEGFNLFPNPTKGEFTLNLKVINTDEVSVQLFDIRGRLIDEKKYYNTITNFSKRMSFEKASAGLYLLRVINGNKQTTRKLIIK
- the lipB gene encoding lipoyl(octanoyl) transferase LipB, producing the protein MNRNILLKDLSVKDYKETWDYQTELLQEIVDVKIDNRRNDNKKDTKNHFLFVEHPHVYTLGKSGDLSNLLLNEKQLVEKGATFYKINRGGDITYHGPGQIVGYPILDLENFFTDIHKYLRFLEDVIILTIAEYGLKGVRSDGETGVWLDVGTPFARKICAMGIRSSRWVTMHGFALNANVNLGYFDNIIPCGIKGKAVTSMEAELGKKVDMEEVKSKILKHFKERFEVDEFINS
- a CDS encoding nucleoid-associated protein, translating into MIKKTKAEITKCILHKVANKFNSGHNVFSEELIRFDQESYDLMKNFLMKPFGSLTQSYRFSHHADVRLNELNNYASEVFKEESSFIEYSKNIVNHLYEQSNSAQIKTGDVLVVFIEGIEYKDVLTEAVGIFKIENKVDFFQSYLDDNESFDVVVQKGISTKRIDKGCLILNTSDTEGTVVLSVDNNNYDAQYWIKDFLAVKLADDYNSHTKNYLEMCKEFSEEVIKPELGMHEQADFLANTVDYFKENEAVDYAGFKEEVFEEEKHKEKFDEYKKHFETLNDVLIRNNFDVSGVVLKKEKNKLKTEIKLDTNISIKLDVDAPEAASEYLERGYDEEKKMKYYKVYFNEEK
- a CDS encoding ribonuclease HII, which codes for MLASNYSGFSLEAGTDEAGRGCLCGPVVAAAVILPKDFTHPFLNDSKQLSEKKRDELRPFIEEHAIAFGVSFVWQEEVDEINVLQASITGMHRSIEMLKTQPEYIIVDGNKFKDYKDIPYEAIVKGDAKYLSIAAASVLAKTYRDEYMAKIHLEFPMYNWAKNKGYPTKEHRNGIREFGATKYHRKTFKLLPEQIKLKL
- a CDS encoding putative porin → MNKSLFFFSILVLLSVNTMFSQLTVKPGGQKSGGFNNSDRSQNDSIKSTGEISVTLSGKTKYTDYKIFSHKRDTTYIDTTLTIQKDYKFNYLRKDNFELLGFHNQGQTFTNLGYDFSNLKLFPDIGFTAKQFSYFDIDEIKYYEVPTPTTQITYRTGLQQGQVLDAIFTVNFSRRLNVSLSYKGIRSLGAYRRSLASHGNFRGAFHYRTKNNRYEIRGHLTSQDFFNEESGGLPQVEIDKFQSDDANYTTRARLDVNLDDAENQFNSKRVYLDHSYKLLASKDTINKKDFSNLKVGHVFTTETKEYSFIQTTTRTDIFGNENSADASNNVAKTTITNNELNLDFNSKYVLGQFKAKINLTNYSHGYDTILNSSSNISKLKLEGSAISVGADWNAKIKNFQLNATGNFSPGSSRLSGNFLKGEALYKKDSLFAVKGSLLISSKSPNFNTLLHQSKYDDYNWQNDFSSVNTRDLGFDFSSKWINASLNFTNIDNYTYFDEDNKPQQFANQITYLKVKASKEIKYWKLALDNTVMYQNVSSGSSVFRVPELVTRNTLYYEDYWFKGKPMLVNIGATFKYFTKYKMNAYNPLLAEFTLQDTQEIGFPTVDVFFNAQVRRTRLYFKIENVTSSFTEKNYFSAPNYPYRDFTIRFGMVWNWFI